The Hevea brasiliensis isolate MT/VB/25A 57/8 chromosome 1, ASM3005281v1, whole genome shotgun sequence genome has a window encoding:
- the LOC110663973 gene encoding probable amidase At4g34880, with protein MENNTFLKFSLLSLLIWVVVTVTSHGFSIKEATIYDLQLAFKQNQLTSRQLVEYYIGEIRRLNSVLNGIIEINPDALYQADKADYERRVKASGSLVGLHGIPILLKDNIGTKDKLNTTAGSFALFRSVVPQDAGVVMKLKKAGAIILGKASMTEWAAFRSLTLPNGFSARGGQGKNPYVLSADPCGSSSGPAISVAANLVAVSLGTETDGSILCPSNANSVVGIKPTVGLTSRAGVVPVSFRQDTIGPICRTVSDAVYVLDAIAGVDYNDGATKQALQFIPYGGYKQFLKPYGLKGKRLGVVRNPFLSFASKAESQAFEYHLQTLRQGGAIVVDHLEIANISTILNPNASGEAVALLAEFKISLNAYLGNLVASPVRSLADVIAFNQKFADVEKIQEFGQDIFLAAQATNGIGNTERAALANLAELTRDGFQKLMWDNKLDVLVTPGAGVAPVLAIGGFPGINVPAGYDYKGVPFGINFGGLKGTEPKLIQVAYGFEQATKIRKPPTFKP; from the exons ATGGAAAACAATACATTCCTGAAGTTTTCACTTCTTTCATTGCTCATTTGGGTTGTTGTAACTGTGACAAGCCATGGATTCTCAATTAAAGAAGCAACAATCTATGATCTCCAACTTGCTTTTAAGCAAAACCAACTGACCTCCAGGCAACTAGTTGAGTACTACATTGGAGAAATCCGTAGACTCAATTCAGTCCTCAATGGTATCATAGAAATAAACCCTGATGCTCTCTATCAGGCTGATAAGGCTGATTATGAGCGCAGGGTTAAGGCATCAGGTTCACTGGTTGGTTTGCATGGCATTCCTATCCTGCTCAAGGATAATATTGGAACCAAGGATAAGCTGAACACAACAGCTGGTTCATTTGCACTGTTTCGGTCCGTAGTGCCTCAAGATGCAGGCGTGGTGATGAAGCTAAAGAAAGCAGGAGCCATCATTTTGGGAAAGGCTAGCATGACTGAGTGGGCTGCTTTCAGGTCTCTTACCCTGCctaatggctttagtgctagagGTGGCCAAGGAAAG AATCCTTATGTTCTATCGGCAGATCCTTGCGGGTCAAGTAGTGGGCCAGCAATATCTGTAGCAGCGAATTTGGTCGCAGTGTCACTTGGGACAGAGACTGATGGATCTATCTTATGTCCTTCCAATGCTAACTCCGTAGTGGGTATAAAACCAACAGTTGGTCTCACCAGCCGAGCTGGGGTTGTCCCAGTTTCTTTTAGACAGGACACGATTGG GCCTATCTGCAGGACAGTTTCGGATGCTGTTTATGTTCTTGATGCCATTGCCGGTGTTGATTACAATGATGGTGCAACTAAGCAAGCATTGCAGTTCATTCCATATGGTGGCTATAAGCAATTTCTCAAACCTTATGGCCTCAAAGGGAAGAGACTTGGTGTAGTAAGGAATCCATTCTTGAGTTTTGCCAGTAAAGCTGAGAGTCAAGCTTTTGAATACCATCTTCAGACATTAAG ACAAGGAGGCGCAATTGTTGTAGACCATTTGGAAATTGCCAACATCAGTACAATCTTGAATCCCAATGCAAGCGGTGAAGCAGTTGCATTGTTAGCCGAGTTCAAAATATCCTTGAATGCATACCTGGGAAACCTGGTGGCTTCTCCAGTCCGATCCTTGGCTGATGTTATAGCTTTCAACCAAAAATTTGCAGATGTG GAAAAGATTCAGGAATTTGGGCAGGACATCTTTCTAGCAGCCCAGGCTACAAATGGAATTGGCAATACAGAGAGAGCAGCATTGGCGAATTTAGCCGAACTGACAAGAGATGGATTTCAGAAGTTGATGTGGGATAATAAGCTAGATGTTCTGGTGACTCCTGGAGCAGGAGTTGCTCCTGTTCTTGCAATTGGAGGATTTCCAGGAATTAATGTTCCAGCCGGATATGATTATAAGGGGGTGCCTTTTGGCATTAACTTTGGAGGACTAAAGGGTACTGAGCCAAAGCTAATTCAGGTTGCTTATGGCTTTGAGCAAGCCACAAAGATTAGGAAGCCTCCCACATTCAAGCCTTGA